The following proteins are co-located in the uncultured Tolumonas sp. genome:
- the lepB gene encoding signal peptidase I, whose translation MANTFALILVAVTLVTGLVWLLDHWVLVRIRAAKARQAQASAGSPLTAEAIEKLMTEPVWVEQCKGIFPVIAAVLVLRSFLYEPFQIPSGSMMPTLLEGDFILVNKYTYGLKDPVTNRTMLETGHPQRGDVIVFKYPENPRIDYIKRVIGLPGDRIIFRDKELYLQPACNDSKVCPQLQKINTTFVESGEFSQLGMPLEHYTEKLTATKNHDILRNNFIPDRTGMYYQQPGQPVGEWVVPEGHYFAMGDNRDNSQDSRFWGFVPERNLVGKAVAIWMSFEFDRPAGSSVPSWIPTGVRFNRIGSIQ comes from the coding sequence ATGGCTAATACGTTTGCACTGATTCTGGTTGCAGTCACGTTGGTAACTGGATTGGTTTGGTTACTGGATCATTGGGTGTTGGTTCGTATTCGAGCGGCAAAAGCGCGTCAGGCACAGGCGTCAGCGGGGTCACCCCTGACGGCCGAAGCCATTGAAAAACTGATGACAGAACCCGTTTGGGTCGAACAATGTAAAGGCATTTTCCCGGTTATTGCGGCTGTATTAGTGCTACGTTCATTTTTATATGAGCCATTTCAGATCCCATCTGGTTCTATGATGCCTACCTTGCTGGAGGGGGATTTTATTCTGGTGAATAAATACACCTACGGTTTGAAGGATCCGGTGACGAATCGTACGATGCTGGAAACCGGGCATCCACAGCGCGGTGATGTGATTGTATTTAAGTATCCGGAAAACCCGCGCATTGATTACATCAAACGGGTGATTGGTTTACCTGGCGATCGTATTATTTTTCGCGATAAAGAGCTTTATCTGCAACCGGCGTGTAACGATAGTAAAGTTTGTCCACAACTGCAGAAAATTAATACTACCTTTGTAGAAAGTGGCGAATTTAGCCAGTTAGGTATGCCATTAGAGCATTACACGGAAAAACTGACTGCCACAAAAAACCACGACATTCTGCGTAATAACTTTATTCCTGATCGCACAGGCATGTATTACCAACAACCGGGCCAGCCTGTTGGTGAATGGGTGGTACCGGAAGGGCATTATTTTGCTATGGGAGATAACCGCGATAACAGTCAGGACAGTCGTTTCTGGGGCTTTGTGCCGGAACGTAACCTGGTTGGGAAAGCGGTTGCTATCTGGATGAGTTTTGAATTCGATCGCCCGGCTGGTAGTTCAGTACCTAGTTGGATACCGACCGGTGTTCGTTTTAATCGTATAGGCAGTATTCAGTGA
- the rnc gene encoding ribonuclease III, protein MNDKLPRLEQKLGYSFQNKDLLVRSITHRSAGSRHNERLEFLGDSILSLVIAEVLYHRFPNVSEGDMSRMRATLVRERTLAELAREFALGDYLILGPGELKSGGYRRESILADTVEALIGAIYIDSDLEAIRSLLLTWYNDRLDAIRPGVEQKDPKTRLQEYLQGRRRSLPTYAVTDVKGEAHNQQFTVECVIEDISAAFIGVGSSRRKAEQAAAEKALEQLV, encoded by the coding sequence GTGAATGATAAGTTACCCCGCTTAGAACAAAAACTAGGCTATTCGTTTCAAAATAAAGATTTGTTAGTTCGGTCTATCACGCATCGTAGTGCTGGTTCCCGTCATAACGAGCGTTTGGAGTTTTTGGGCGATTCCATATTAAGTCTGGTGATCGCCGAAGTGCTTTACCATCGTTTCCCCAATGTTAGTGAAGGGGATATGAGCCGTATGCGGGCGACCTTAGTTCGTGAACGCACATTGGCCGAACTGGCTCGTGAATTTGCACTTGGTGATTATTTGATCTTAGGGCCTGGTGAGCTGAAAAGTGGCGGCTATCGTCGCGAATCCATTTTAGCCGATACGGTCGAAGCGTTAATTGGCGCTATCTATATTGATAGTGATCTGGAAGCCATCAGGTCGTTGTTACTAACTTGGTACAACGATCGCTTGGACGCTATTCGTCCGGGTGTAGAACAAAAAGATCCGAAAACACGTTTGCAGGAATATTTGCAAGGTCGTCGTCGTTCGTTACCAACCTATGCGGTTACCGACGTAAAAGGGGAAGCACACAACCAACAATTTACGGTGGAATGTGTGATTGAAGATATTTCTGCTGCGTTTATTGGAGTTGGTTCCAGTCGCAGAAAGGCTGAACAGGCCGCTGCTGAGAAAGCACTGGAGCAATTAGTATGA
- the era gene encoding GTPase Era: MTEDKTYCGFVAIVGRPNVGKSTLLNKLLGQKVSITSRKPQTTRHRILGIDTQGAYQTIFVDTPGLHIEEKRAINRLMNRAASSSLGDVEMVVFVVDGTQWTADDDMVLNKLRYMKCPVVLAVNKVDVIKDKEVLLPHLQMLAQKGNFAEILPISAEKGTNVDKIRDMAKRLLPEGQHYFPEDYITDRSSRFMASEIIREKLMRFTGEELPYSVTVEIERFKVEDDGLFHINALILVEREGQKKMVIGNKGEKLKVIGTEARLDMERLFGQRVFLELWVKVKSGWADDERALRSLGYGDD; this comes from the coding sequence ATGACTGAAGATAAAACCTACTGTGGTTTTGTGGCCATTGTGGGCCGCCCGAATGTGGGTAAATCGACCCTGCTGAATAAATTGCTGGGTCAGAAAGTCAGTATTACGTCTCGCAAACCGCAAACCACACGTCACCGTATTTTAGGTATTGATACGCAAGGTGCTTACCAAACTATCTTTGTTGATACCCCTGGTTTGCATATTGAAGAAAAACGCGCCATCAACCGGTTGATGAACCGCGCTGCAAGCAGTTCGCTGGGTGATGTAGAAATGGTGGTGTTTGTGGTTGATGGCACACAATGGACCGCTGACGATGACATGGTGCTGAATAAACTGCGCTATATGAAATGTCCAGTTGTACTAGCGGTCAATAAAGTCGATGTCATCAAAGACAAAGAGGTTTTGTTGCCGCATCTGCAAATGCTAGCGCAGAAAGGTAATTTTGCAGAGATCCTGCCGATTTCTGCGGAAAAAGGCACTAACGTCGATAAAATCCGCGACATGGCGAAACGTCTGTTACCGGAAGGGCAGCATTATTTCCCTGAAGATTATATTACTGACCGCAGTTCACGGTTTATGGCATCGGAGATCATCCGCGAGAAACTGATGCGCTTTACCGGCGAAGAATTACCTTATTCCGTCACTGTGGAAATCGAACGCTTTAAAGTCGAAGACGATGGGCTGTTTCATATCAATGCGCTGATTCTGGTAGAACGTGAAGGCCAGAAGAAAATGGTGATCGGTAACAAAGGTGAAAAACTGAAAGTGATCGGTACCGAAGCGCGTCTGGATATGGAACGTTTATTCGGCCAGCGTGTCTTCTTAGAACTCTGGGTTAAAGTTAAATCCGGTTGGGCTGATGATGAACGCGCACTGCGTAGCTTAGGTTATGGTGATGACTGA
- the recO gene encoding DNA repair protein RecO has translation MTEPEMLPAFVLHTRPYRETSQLVDLFVASMGKVSVVAKGSRTSRSAVKGLLQPFLPLHIRYSGKSNLKTLVQLEARSPQVALQGERLFSALYLNELLYHLLEPDTEYPGLYSSYFQTLLVLSDPLQPVSPLLRQFELLLLQQLGYGVDFCYAADSGLPIDPVCFYRYEPEAGFITTALRDHAVFSGTEIIGMAERDFINASILAAARRFSRQAFAALLGNRPLKSRELYSAFIARRSE, from the coding sequence ATGACTGAGCCGGAAATGTTACCGGCTTTTGTATTGCATACCCGTCCTTATCGTGAAACCAGCCAGCTGGTGGATCTTTTCGTGGCTTCCATGGGCAAGGTGTCCGTGGTGGCCAAAGGTTCTCGCACATCCCGCTCAGCTGTAAAAGGGCTGTTACAGCCCTTTCTACCTTTGCATATTCGTTATAGTGGCAAAAGTAATCTGAAAACATTGGTGCAACTGGAAGCGCGAAGTCCGCAGGTTGCACTGCAAGGTGAACGCTTATTTAGCGCCTTATATCTGAACGAACTGCTTTACCATCTTTTGGAACCGGATACCGAATATCCAGGCCTCTATAGTAGCTATTTTCAGACATTACTGGTTTTATCGGATCCGCTGCAACCGGTCTCTCCCTTATTACGGCAATTTGAATTACTCTTGTTGCAGCAATTGGGTTATGGCGTCGATTTTTGTTATGCCGCCGATAGTGGTTTGCCCATTGATCCGGTCTGTTTTTATCGTTACGAACCGGAAGCGGGTTTTATTACCACTGCGCTGCGCGATCATGCTGTTTTTTCTGGCACAGAGATAATTGGCATGGCGGAGCGGGATTTTATTAATGCATCAATTTTAGCGGCAGCCCGACGCTTTAGTCGTCAGGCTTTTGCAGCGTTATTGGGCAATCGTCCCCTGAAAAGCAGGGAGCTTTATTCTGCGTTTATAGCAAGGAGATCAGAGTGA
- the pdxJ gene encoding pyridoxine 5'-phosphate synthase, whose amino-acid sequence MSKILLGVNIDHVATLRNARGTAYPDPVFAAALAEQAGAEGITVHLREDRRHITDRDVEILRQTIKTRMNLEMAVTEEMLTIACRIKPQFVCLVPEKRQEVTTEGGLDVASQVARIRDAVERLAAVGTQVSLFIDADHAQIDAAVESGAPYIEIHTGRYADAETEAEQQAELARIAEAAAYAYQRGLKVNAGHGLHYQNVQAIAAIPEMVELNIGHAIIGRAVFSGLPEAVAEMKRLMLEARL is encoded by the coding sequence GTGAGCAAAATTTTATTGGGTGTAAATATCGATCATGTTGCCACGTTACGTAATGCCCGTGGTACGGCTTACCCTGATCCGGTGTTTGCAGCAGCGTTAGCTGAACAGGCTGGTGCGGAAGGGATCACCGTACACTTGCGTGAAGATCGCCGTCATATCACCGACCGTGACGTTGAAATTCTGCGTCAGACCATTAAAACGCGCATGAATTTAGAGATGGCAGTGACAGAAGAGATGCTGACCATCGCTTGTCGCATCAAACCGCAGTTTGTGTGCTTAGTGCCAGAAAAACGCCAGGAAGTGACGACTGAAGGTGGTTTGGATGTTGCTTCACAGGTAGCGCGTATTCGTGATGCAGTTGAACGTCTTGCGGCAGTGGGTACTCAGGTTTCGCTGTTTATTGATGCGGATCATGCCCAGATTGATGCGGCAGTAGAAAGCGGCGCGCCGTACATTGAAATTCACACCGGTCGTTATGCTGACGCAGAAACGGAAGCTGAACAGCAAGCTGAGCTGGCGCGTATCGCCGAAGCGGCGGCATATGCGTATCAACGTGGCTTAAAAGTGAACGCGGGGCATGGGCTGCATTATCAAAACGTACAAGCTATCGCGGCGATCCCTGAAATGGTTGAGTTAAACATCGGCCATGCCATTATTGGCCGAGCGGTGTTTAGCGGGTTACCGGAAGCGGTTGCTGAAATGAAACGTTTGATGCTGGAAGCGCGTTTGTAA
- a CDS encoding type III PLP-dependent enzyme: MNNEIVPVELDYRDLVETYGSPLLVLDQAAVRKQYRALVKALPGVRMHYALKPLPHSAVVATLKAEGCCFDLATNGEVDLMLENQINPDDCIHTHPIKRDGDISYALDYGCKVFVFDNPIELEKFIPYQDKAQLLLRVSFPNPESKVDLSKKFGCTPEATLPLLRKAKALGLNVIGLSFHVGSQVPNSRRHVEAITACNQLIRDAAAENINLQVLDIGGGFPVNYGADGADLDIYEFCTPIREALSNTPEGIRLLAEPGRFISAPCMTSVASVMGKAERFGRMWYYLDDGLYGSYSGQLFDHINYPKSAPYATGEALPAVLAGPTCDSIDVLADDIDLPALNVGDVIIGKMMGAYTWASATEFNFFRKANILVVDSDEAAELRAVA; this comes from the coding sequence ATGAATAACGAAATCGTCCCTGTTGAACTGGATTACCGCGACCTGGTAGAAACCTATGGTTCACCGTTGCTGGTCCTGGATCAAGCCGCTGTCCGTAAACAATATCGCGCTTTAGTGAAAGCCCTGCCGGGTGTTCGCATGCATTATGCTTTAAAACCGCTGCCCCATTCAGCGGTAGTTGCCACTTTAAAAGCCGAAGGCTGTTGTTTCGATTTAGCTACGAACGGTGAAGTCGATCTGATGTTAGAAAATCAGATCAATCCGGACGATTGTATTCATACTCACCCTATCAAGCGTGATGGTGATATTAGTTACGCTTTAGATTACGGCTGTAAAGTTTTCGTATTTGATAACCCGATTGAACTGGAAAAGTTCATTCCTTATCAAGACAAAGCACAGCTGCTATTACGCGTCAGCTTCCCTAACCCGGAAAGTAAAGTTGACCTGTCGAAGAAGTTTGGCTGCACACCAGAAGCCACACTGCCTTTGCTGCGTAAAGCCAAAGCGTTAGGTCTTAATGTTATCGGCCTGTCATTCCATGTTGGCTCACAAGTGCCAAACTCTCGTCGCCACGTGGAAGCGATCACTGCTTGTAATCAGCTGATCCGTGATGCTGCAGCTGAAAATATTAACCTGCAAGTGCTCGATATCGGTGGCGGATTCCCGGTGAATTACGGTGCTGATGGCGCCGATCTGGATATTTACGAATTTTGTACGCCGATCCGTGAAGCATTAAGCAACACACCGGAAGGTATCCGTCTGTTAGCAGAACCAGGGCGTTTCATTTCCGCACCTTGCATGACTTCTGTTGCCAGCGTAATGGGTAAAGCGGAACGCTTTGGCCGCATGTGGTATTACCTGGATGATGGTTTATATGGCAGCTACAGCGGTCAGCTGTTTGATCATATCAACTATCCAAAGTCGGCCCCTTATGCGACTGGCGAAGCGCTACCAGCCGTACTGGCAGGCCCGACCTGTGACAGCATTGACGTATTGGCCGATGATATTGATCTGCCGGCGCTGAATGTGGGTGACGTGATCATTGGGAAGATGATGGGCGCTTACACTTGGGCATCAGCAACCGAGTTTAACTTCTTCCGCAAAGCGAACATTTTGGTCGTAGATAGCGACGAAGCAGCCGAATTACGTGCTGTTGCGTAA
- the rlmJ gene encoding 23S rRNA (adenine(2030)-N(6))-methyltransferase RlmJ has translation MLSYRHAFHAGNHADILKHAVISLLIDQLKQKEKPFCYLDTHSGGGCYDLTGEWANKKAEYLDGIARLWPQREQWPALKSYLDCVAALNNGDTLHYYPGSPEIARAQLREQDRLILMELHNNEIDILRQHMHRDPRVALHHRDGFEGVVALTPPTPRRGLVLIDPPYELKEDYDRVVKSLAKAWRRWPVGMYAVWYPLLGKEADRSQHMLSECQKLGIPMLTAELSVQAQSPTWGMHGSGMAIFNPPWQFEQQLQKLLPELCSLLAMTPQANWEIKSHNSEG, from the coding sequence ATGCTTAGTTATCGCCACGCGTTTCATGCCGGCAATCATGCCGATATTTTAAAACATGCAGTGATCAGTTTATTGATCGACCAGCTGAAACAAAAAGAGAAACCGTTTTGTTATCTCGACACCCATTCAGGTGGCGGCTGTTACGACCTCACCGGAGAATGGGCAAACAAAAAAGCCGAATATCTCGATGGTATTGCCCGCCTCTGGCCACAACGGGAACAATGGCCAGCGCTGAAAAGTTATCTCGATTGTGTGGCGGCACTCAATAATGGTGATACATTGCATTATTACCCCGGCTCACCCGAGATCGCACGTGCTCAATTGCGCGAACAAGATCGTCTGATCCTGATGGAATTGCATAACAACGAAATTGATATTCTGCGTCAGCACATGCACCGCGACCCACGTGTGGCATTACATCATCGTGATGGTTTTGAAGGGGTGGTCGCACTCACGCCGCCAACACCTCGTCGCGGCCTAGTATTAATCGACCCACCGTATGAGCTGAAAGAAGATTACGATCGTGTGGTTAAGTCACTAGCCAAAGCGTGGCGACGCTGGCCAGTGGGTATGTATGCAGTCTGGTATCCATTGCTGGGTAAAGAAGCCGATCGCAGTCAGCACATGCTCAGTGAATGTCAAAAATTAGGTATTCCAATGCTCACCGCCGAGTTAAGTGTGCAAGCCCAATCGCCGACTTGGGGCATGCACGGTTCAGGCATGGCCATTTTTAATCCACCATGGCAATTTGAACAACAGTTACAAAAACTATTGCCAGAATTGTGCTCTTTATTAGCCATGACACCGCAAGCCAATTGGGAAATAAAGTCGCATAATTCAGAAGGTTAA
- a CDS encoding ABC transporter ATP-binding protein → MIIVSQITLLRGNKPLLEEASATIHPGQKVGLVGKNGCGKSSFFALLKGELAVDAGSVSVPAQWQIATVAQETPALGCSAIDYVIDGDKEFRSLEQQLAQAEQQGDGIRIAELHGHLDAAGAYTIRSRAGELLHGLGFSSEQHQQPVSAFSGGWRMRLNLAQALICRSDLLLLDEPTNHLDLDAVIWLESWLRSYRGTLILISHDRDFLDRVINRIIHIENDKLNEYTGGYSDFEIQRASALSQQQSMYEKQQLALSKMQDYVDRFRYKATKARQAQSRLKAMERMELILPAHVDSQFQFQFREPDALPTPLISMENLSAGYGDKLILQKIKLNLVPGSRIGLLGRNGAGKSTFIKLLSGELTPLSGKLEPSKGVKIGYFAQHQLESLQQGDTPLQHLTRIAGNRPEQELRNFLGGFGFHGDKALEVVDTFSGGEKARLVLALLVWQKPNLLLLDEPTNHLDLEMREALTLALQGFEGAMVIVSHDRHLLRTTTDEFYLVHQQRLEAFDGDLDDYHKWLTEQDKNLNETKIASNTPAAPQSATARKDLKRREADFRQQIRPLRQKLEKYEKQMAKLQQALTDIEAALSDPAIYQDDAKPKLTSLLAQQGPLKNELEQVELEWMDISEQLEQMEQQFAAEVATQD, encoded by the coding sequence ATGATCATCGTTTCTCAAATTACGCTGCTCCGAGGCAATAAGCCTTTATTAGAAGAGGCATCCGCCACCATTCACCCCGGTCAAAAAGTCGGGTTAGTTGGAAAAAACGGCTGCGGTAAATCCAGTTTTTTCGCCTTACTAAAAGGGGAACTGGCGGTTGATGCAGGCTCGGTTTCTGTACCAGCACAATGGCAAATTGCCACCGTAGCGCAGGAAACCCCCGCCCTTGGTTGTTCTGCGATCGATTATGTCATTGACGGCGACAAAGAGTTCCGCAGCCTTGAGCAGCAATTAGCACAAGCTGAACAACAAGGCGATGGCATCCGTATTGCTGAATTGCACGGTCATTTAGATGCCGCCGGTGCCTACACCATTCGTTCGCGTGCTGGTGAACTGTTGCATGGTTTGGGTTTCAGCAGTGAACAACACCAGCAACCCGTCTCCGCATTTTCTGGTGGTTGGCGTATGCGTTTGAACTTAGCACAAGCGCTGATCTGTCGTTCCGATCTGCTATTACTCGACGAACCCACCAACCACTTAGATTTGGATGCCGTTATCTGGCTGGAAAGCTGGTTACGTTCTTACCGCGGGACATTGATCTTGATCTCTCACGATCGTGATTTTCTCGATCGCGTCATTAATCGCATCATTCATATCGAAAATGACAAGTTGAATGAATATACCGGCGGTTATTCTGACTTTGAAATCCAACGTGCATCGGCGTTATCACAACAACAATCGATGTATGAAAAGCAGCAACTCGCGCTGAGTAAGATGCAAGATTACGTGGATCGCTTCCGATATAAAGCCACCAAAGCCCGTCAGGCGCAAAGTCGTCTGAAAGCCATGGAACGTATGGAGCTGATCCTGCCGGCGCATGTCGATTCGCAATTTCAGTTCCAGTTCCGTGAACCGGATGCACTGCCAACACCACTGATCAGTATGGAAAATCTCAGCGCCGGTTATGGCGATAAACTGATCCTGCAAAAAATTAAACTGAACTTAGTCCCTGGTTCTCGGATTGGCTTGCTGGGTCGCAATGGCGCGGGTAAATCGACATTTATCAAATTGCTGTCTGGTGAACTGACACCACTGTCGGGCAAATTGGAACCCAGCAAAGGCGTTAAGATCGGTTATTTCGCCCAGCATCAGCTGGAATCATTGCAACAAGGCGATACGCCATTGCAGCACCTGACACGCATTGCGGGTAATCGTCCGGAACAAGAGCTGCGTAACTTTTTAGGTGGTTTTGGCTTTCATGGCGATAAAGCTCTGGAAGTGGTCGATACCTTCTCTGGTGGTGAAAAAGCACGTTTAGTGCTGGCGCTGCTGGTCTGGCAAAAACCAAACTTACTGTTGTTGGACGAACCCACCAACCACTTAGATCTCGAAATGCGCGAAGCGCTGACATTGGCATTGCAGGGCTTTGAGGGGGCGATGGTGATCGTCTCGCATGATCGCCATTTGCTACGCACGACGACGGATGAATTTTATCTAGTACACCAACAACGCTTAGAAGCCTTTGATGGCGACTTAGACGACTATCATAAGTGGTTGACTGAACAAGATAAAAATCTGAACGAAACTAAAATCGCAAGTAACACCCCCGCCGCACCACAAAGTGCGACCGCGCGAAAAGATCTGAAACGTCGGGAAGCAGATTTCCGCCAGCAGATCCGCCCGTTGCGCCAAAAGCTGGAAAAATATGAAAAGCAGATGGCGAAACTGCAACAGGCGCTCACCGATATTGAAGCCGCGCTGTCTGATCCCGCGATCTACCAAGATGATGCCAAACCTAAACTGACGAGTTTGCTGGCACAGCAAGGCCCGTTAAAAAACGAACTGGAACAAGTCGAGTTGGAGTGGATGGACATCTCCGAACAGCTCGAACAGATGGAACAACAATTTGCTGCCGAAGTAGCAACCCAGGATTAA
- the slyD gene encoding peptidylprolyl isomerase, which produces MKITHLSVVTLDYTVSDTSGEVLDTTEGREPLVYLHGSGYLVPGLENALYERAAGDSFELTVPAADAYGEYEESLVQEVPGELFDGMEVAEGDTFVADTDDGHRPVTIVEVSEDFVKVDANHPLAGMDLHFKVNVREVRAATAEEIAHGHIHGEEDCGHGHHHEHEGCCGGHGHSHGDDHECCGGKGHAHGEEHECCGGKGHGHDHHHDAEEPHECCGGHGGCRN; this is translated from the coding sequence ATGAAGATTACTCATTTGAGCGTAGTTACGCTGGATTACACCGTATCTGATACTTCTGGCGAAGTACTGGATACCACTGAAGGGCGTGAGCCGTTAGTTTATCTGCATGGCAGTGGCTACTTGGTTCCCGGTTTAGAAAATGCGCTGTATGAACGTGCAGCGGGTGACAGCTTCGAACTGACAGTGCCTGCGGCGGACGCTTACGGTGAATACGAAGAGTCATTGGTTCAAGAAGTACCGGGTGAATTGTTTGACGGTATGGAAGTGGCAGAAGGCGACACATTTGTTGCTGATACTGATGACGGTCACCGCCCAGTAACTATCGTTGAAGTGTCTGAAGACTTCGTGAAAGTTGATGCCAACCATCCACTGGCAGGCATGGATCTGCATTTTAAAGTGAACGTTCGTGAAGTTCGTGCTGCCACTGCAGAAGAAATTGCACATGGCCATATTCATGGTGAAGAAGACTGTGGCCACGGTCATCATCACGAGCATGAAGGTTGTTGCGGCGGTCATGGTCATTCACATGGTGATGATCATGAATGTTGTGGTGGTAAAGGCCATGCGCATGGTGAAGAACATGAGTGCTGTGGCGGGAAAGGTCATGGACATGATCATCATCATGACGCGGAAGAACCGCATGAATGCTGTGGTGGCCACGGCGGCTGCAGAAACTAA
- the fur gene encoding ferric iron uptake transcriptional regulator, with product MTDHNQQLKDAGLKITSPRVKILDYLRQPECQHISAEDLYKLLLDNGEEIGLATVYRVLNQFDDAGIVTRHHFEGGKSVFELAQQHHHDHLVCLDCGSVVEFSDEVIEQRQKEIAAAHGMTLTHHSLYLYGNCGKENCINRKK from the coding sequence ATGACAGACCATAATCAGCAACTGAAAGACGCCGGACTAAAAATCACTTCGCCGCGGGTTAAGATCCTAGATTACCTGCGCCAGCCGGAATGCCAGCACATCAGTGCTGAAGACCTTTATAAACTGCTGCTGGATAATGGTGAAGAAATTGGTTTAGCGACCGTTTATCGGGTTCTGAATCAATTTGATGATGCCGGCATTGTAACTCGTCATCATTTCGAAGGCGGCAAGTCCGTATTTGAACTGGCACAGCAACATCACCATGATCACTTGGTATGTCTGGACTGTGGCAGTGTGGTCGAGTTTTCTGACGAAGTGATTGAACAACGTCAAAAAGAAATCGCCGCGGCGCATGGCATGACACTGACACATCACAGCCTGTATCTGTACGGTAACTGCGGTAAAGAAAACTGCATCAATCGTAAGAAATAA
- the fldA gene encoding flavodoxin FldA yields MALIGLFFGSDTGNTEAVAGMIQKELGSDLIDVLDVAQGTSADFEKYDLLILGIPTWYYGESQADWDDFFPELEKVDFSTKLVAIFGCGDQEDYAEYFLDAMGTLRDIIVAKGATIVGYWPTEGYHFEASKALVDDKHFVGLGIDEDRQPEQTAERVAAWCQQLREEMCLSELV; encoded by the coding sequence ATGGCACTGATAGGTCTGTTCTTTGGTAGCGATACCGGCAACACAGAAGCAGTCGCAGGCATGATCCAGAAAGAACTGGGCAGCGATTTGATTGACGTATTGGATGTAGCTCAGGGCACCAGCGCTGACTTTGAAAAATATGACTTGCTGATCTTAGGCATTCCAACCTGGTATTACGGCGAGTCACAGGCCGACTGGGATGATTTTTTTCCTGAATTGGAAAAAGTGGATTTCAGCACCAAACTGGTTGCCATCTTTGGTTGTGGTGATCAGGAAGATTATGCTGAATATTTCCTTGATGCGATGGGCACGCTGCGTGACATCATCGTGGCGAAAGGCGCAACCATTGTCGGCTACTGGCCAACCGAGGGCTATCATTTCGAAGCCTCAAAAGCACTGGTCGATGACAAGCATTTTGTTGGTCTGGGCATTGACGAAGATCGTCAGCCAGAACAAACAGCGGAACGTGTAGCGGCCTGGTGTCAGCAATTACGCGAAGAAATGTGTCTGTCTGAATTAGTCTAA
- the ybfE gene encoding LexA regulated protein: protein MAKHHSDRTTLDLFADEKRPGRPKTNPHPRDLQLKINKRNQLKRDKDKGLHRVELKLDAESLDDLNQLADARGISRSELIQELVREYVSTQRSSQLK from the coding sequence ATGGCAAAACATCACTCGGATCGCACTACACTGGATCTGTTTGCTGACGAAAAACGTCCAGGGCGCCCTAAAACTAACCCTCATCCCCGTGATTTGCAGTTAAAAATAAATAAGCGCAATCAATTAAAACGGGATAAGGATAAAGGGCTTCATCGGGTTGAGCTCAAACTCGATGCAGAGTCATTGGATGATCTCAATCAGTTGGCAGATGCCCGTGGTATCAGCAGATCAGAACTCATTCAAGAGTTAGTCCGCGAATACGTTAGCACTCAGCGTTCCAGCCAGCTAAAATAG